Proteins from a genomic interval of Persephonella sp.:
- a CDS encoding TIGR01212 family radical SAM protein (This family includes YhcC from E. coli K-12, an uncharacterized radical SAM protein.), producing the protein MIKFNQYLKEKYGGRIQKISIDAGFSCPNRDGNVAFGGCTFCNNTSFSPYAMSEKTVEEQIEKSIQFYTKRFKNIKGYIAYFQAFSNTYAPVEKLKEIYDKAMEYDQMIGMSIGTRPDVVPEPVLDLIATYTTEKPEIWIEYGLQTANIKTLRNINRGHGVSEFVDAVLRTKKRPGIKVCAHIIVGLPGDEYEDYIETAKLIAVLPIDGIKIHPLHVVKHTVMARQFANGEFGVLELEEYAKIVADILEVLPDDIIVQRLTGEASDDELIAPEWCSSKRKMDVLKAIEQAVEKKKEEKNLLKI; encoded by the coding sequence ATGATAAAGTTTAATCAGTATCTTAAGGAAAAATACGGAGGCAGAATTCAGAAAATATCAATAGATGCCGGTTTTTCCTGCCCAAACAGAGACGGTAATGTTGCCTTCGGAGGCTGCACATTCTGCAACAACACATCTTTCAGCCCATATGCGATGTCAGAAAAAACTGTTGAAGAACAGATAGAAAAATCAATACAGTTCTACACCAAAAGGTTCAAAAACATAAAAGGATACATAGCTTACTTTCAGGCATTTTCTAACACTTACGCCCCTGTTGAAAAGCTAAAAGAGATATACGACAAAGCAATGGAATATGATCAGATGATAGGAATGTCAATAGGAACAAGACCTGATGTAGTTCCTGAACCTGTCCTTGATCTTATAGCAACATACACGACTGAAAAACCTGAGATCTGGATAGAGTACGGTCTTCAGACGGCAAACATAAAAACCCTTAGAAACATAAACAGAGGTCACGGAGTTTCTGAGTTTGTTGATGCTGTTTTGAGAACCAAAAAAAGACCGGGGATAAAGGTTTGTGCCCACATAATAGTTGGTCTTCCGGGAGATGAGTATGAAGATTACATAGAAACGGCAAAGCTAATAGCAGTCCTTCCTATAGACGGCATCAAAATCCACCCCCTTCATGTTGTAAAGCACACAGTCATGGCAAGGCAGTTTGCAAATGGTGAGTTTGGTGTTCTTGAGCTTGAAGAATATGCAAAAATAGTTGCAGACATTCTGGAGGTTCTTCCTGACGATATAATAGTCCAGAGATTAACAGGGGAAGCCTCAGATGATGAGCTTATAGCACCTGAGTGGTGTTCATCAAAAAGAAAGATGGACGTTCTTAAGGCTATTGAACAGGCTGTAGAAAAGAAAAAAGAGGAAAAAAACCTCCTTAAGATCTAA
- a CDS encoding ChaN family lipoprotein, with product MRIIISFLLAFLSYIGLSYAQINYILDVSIDTKNSSLKAAATVKTDSPVNIKVYTNGLDVQAVLYGKKKLPVDRGIYSLKITPEKDLTIIYSAKFQDYNSQDIITDEAVSLLNNWYPFIDKLAFYRLRVDIDKGFVLVSEAENWKIENRDNRSVYSFEFPYPLERIHLIGTKKWIVQEKEYNGIKVQTYFFERDKDLSEKFLDKTVQYIKEYEKRIGKFPYKRFAVVENFFPTGYSMPTFTLIGQRIIRFPFVINSSLPHEILHQWFGCSVYVDDQNGNWAEGLTTYLSDYYYSEDKKQYRKNTILKYLAYGKPDYPLKDFRGKTDKRSEAIGYGKTMMVFYMLEEIIGKERFTEFLSQLYTNYRFKRASWEDIKNIINRITDDDYLWFFEQWVNRAGMPQLDVSVEDHSLKDDGFHIKISVKQKKPYRLKLNVFVKTYIGIEKKTFWISKKEQTLELTTDDEPLEVYVDKDYQIFRDLQWEEINPVVYFTLADKNAVVYSQDNMVYVPISGYYRDGVLKNPDQFSYSDIYNKNVVILGGDNPVVKRIFGKNLPQKNSYVEVFKNPFGDRNVVTVFNLKSVMQAKMVIGRIKHYGKYSKIVFEGFRITDKKIKNYQNGIKLKVRQKAEIVSEDGIKKFVDMVNDALSHRVIYIGEQHTMFSNHAMQLNIIKALYEKYPKIAIGMEMFQRSKQNVIDRYLRGEIDEKTFLKESEYYKAWKYNYHLYRPIIQFCKEKGVPIIALNADRDIVRKVSQKGIESLSKEEIKKLPEDMDFVNFGYIEYLKDIFAEHGSSVTKKKKFSSFLQSQIIWDETMAQTASKYITKNPDRKLIILAGGGHIRYRYGIPSRVERRTGEKGLTILMDDQLKKGISDYMIYTAHLTGEKERKIGVYVEETGKGLKVDKVVKGSPAEKAGIKKGDTIIRFNGRQINDIIDLKIELFFSQGENEIVVKRNGKEIKMNIQLE from the coding sequence ATGAGAATAATTATATCTTTTCTTTTGGCTTTTCTTTCTTACATAGGTCTATCCTACGCCCAGATAAACTATATCCTTGATGTATCTATTGACACGAAAAACAGCTCATTAAAGGCAGCGGCAACAGTAAAAACAGACAGTCCAGTAAACATAAAAGTTTACACAAATGGGCTTGATGTTCAGGCTGTCCTTTACGGGAAGAAAAAACTCCCTGTAGATAGAGGTATTTACAGCCTGAAAATAACGCCAGAAAAAGATCTAACCATCATCTACTCTGCAAAATTTCAGGATTACAACTCACAGGATATTATAACTGATGAGGCTGTAAGCCTGCTGAACAACTGGTATCCATTTATTGACAAACTTGCCTTTTACAGACTCAGGGTTGATATAGATAAAGGTTTTGTCCTTGTTTCTGAGGCAGAAAACTGGAAGATTGAAAACAGAGATAACAGATCTGTTTACTCATTTGAGTTTCCTTATCCCCTTGAGCGTATCCATCTAATAGGAACAAAAAAATGGATCGTTCAGGAAAAAGAGTATAACGGAATAAAAGTTCAGACTTACTTTTTTGAAAGGGATAAGGATCTGTCAGAAAAATTTTTAGACAAAACAGTCCAGTATATAAAGGAATATGAAAAAAGGATAGGAAAGTTCCCTTACAAGAGATTTGCTGTTGTTGAGAATTTTTTTCCAACAGGCTACTCAATGCCCACATTTACCCTTATAGGACAGAGGATAATAAGATTTCCGTTTGTTATAAACAGTTCCCTTCCCCATGAGATCCTCCACCAGTGGTTCGGCTGTTCAGTATATGTAGATGACCAGAATGGAAACTGGGCTGAGGGTCTAACCACATATTTATCTGATTACTACTACTCAGAGGATAAAAAACAATACAGGAAAAATACGATACTGAAATACCTCGCTTACGGAAAGCCTGATTATCCTTTAAAAGATTTTCGGGGAAAAACTGATAAAAGGTCAGAGGCGATTGGTTACGGCAAAACTATGATGGTTTTTTACATGCTTGAAGAGATTATAGGTAAAGAGAGATTTACAGAGTTTTTATCACAGCTTTACACCAACTATAGATTTAAAAGAGCATCATGGGAAGATATAAAAAATATTATCAACCGGATAACAGACGATGATTATCTGTGGTTTTTTGAGCAGTGGGTTAACAGGGCAGGAATGCCACAGCTTGATGTTTCTGTAGAGGATCACTCACTAAAAGATGACGGTTTTCATATAAAGATCAGTGTAAAACAAAAAAAGCCTTACAGACTGAAGCTAAATGTATTTGTGAAAACATACATAGGTATTGAGAAAAAAACCTTCTGGATAAGCAAAAAAGAGCAGACATTAGAACTGACAACAGACGATGAGCCTCTTGAGGTTTATGTTGATAAGGATTACCAGATTTTTAGAGACCTTCAGTGGGAGGAGATAAATCCTGTCGTGTACTTCACACTTGCAGACAAAAACGCCGTTGTTTATTCTCAGGACAATATGGTTTATGTTCCTATATCAGGTTATTACAGGGATGGGGTTTTGAAAAATCCTGATCAGTTTTCTTACAGCGACATCTACAACAAAAATGTTGTGATCTTAGGTGGAGACAACCCAGTTGTAAAAAGGATTTTCGGGAAAAATCTTCCACAAAAAAACTCTTATGTTGAGGTTTTCAAAAATCCTTTTGGAGACAGAAATGTTGTAACTGTATTTAATCTAAAATCTGTGATGCAGGCAAAGATGGTAATAGGAAGGATAAAACATTACGGAAAATACTCAAAGATAGTATTTGAAGGCTTCCGGATAACAGATAAAAAGATCAAAAATTACCAGAATGGGATAAAGCTGAAGGTAAGACAGAAAGCAGAGATTGTATCTGAGGACGGGATTAAAAAATTTGTAGACATGGTAAATGATGCCCTAAGTCACAGGGTAATCTATATAGGAGAGCAGCACACTATGTTCTCAAACCATGCAATGCAGCTTAATATTATAAAGGCTCTTTATGAAAAATATCCTAAGATAGCTATCGGTATGGAGATGTTCCAGAGATCAAAACAAAATGTTATTGACAGATATCTGAGGGGGGAGATAGATGAGAAAACATTTTTAAAAGAGTCTGAATACTACAAGGCGTGGAAGTACAATTACCATCTTTACAGACCTATAATTCAGTTTTGCAAGGAAAAAGGGGTACCTATTATAGCTTTAAACGCTGATAGGGATATTGTCAGAAAAGTATCTCAAAAAGGTATAGAAAGTCTGTCAAAAGAAGAGATAAAAAAACTCCCTGAAGATATGGATTTTGTTAACTTTGGTTATATTGAGTATCTAAAGGATATTTTTGCAGAACATGGCAGCAGCGTCACAAAAAAGAAAAAGTTCTCAAGCTTTTTACAGTCCCAGATTATTTGGGACGAAACTATGGCACAAACAGCATCAAAGTATATAACAAAAAATCCTGACAGAAAACTGATAATCCTTGCAGGAGGAGGACATATAAGATACAGATACGGAATACCATCAAGGGTTGAAAGAAGGACAGGAGAAAAGGGATTAACTATTCTTATGGACGATCAGCTTAAAAAGGGTATAAGTGATTATATGATTTACACTGCACATCTTACAGGAGAGAAAGAAAGGAAAATAGGCGTTTATGTTGAGGAAACAGGAAAAGGACTGAAGGTTGATAAAGTAGTAAAAGGCTCTCCAGCAGAAAAAGCAGGAATTAAAAAGGGAGATACTATTATCCGGTTTAACGGCAGACAGATAAATGATATTATTGATCTTAAGATAGAGCTTTTCTTCTCACAAGGAGAAAATGAGATAGTGGTAAAAAGAAACGGCAAAGAGATAAAAATGAACATTCAGCTGGAATAG
- a CDS encoding YMGG-like glycine zipper-containing protein, producing MKKIILGIVGAGLLLSGCTKQAYEGAVVGGAAGSAVGAILDEENPWRGAFIGGVIGAVVTGTIVEISSRAAEECVEYDRPVVYRCHRCRENIIIRAVPGRWIGRCRMVKIKYFKGNRLIKVKEKKVCVKKAPPFRKGWGHRH from the coding sequence ATGAAAAAAATAATATTAGGTATCGTAGGGGCAGGTTTGTTGCTTTCAGGCTGCACAAAACAGGCTTATGAAGGTGCTGTTGTTGGGGGAGCTGCCGGATCTGCTGTTGGGGCTATACTTGATGAGGAAAATCCGTGGAGAGGAGCTTTTATCGGCGGTGTAATCGGTGCTGTCGTTACAGGAACGATCGTTGAGATATCATCAAGGGCTGCTGAGGAATGTGTAGAATACGACAGACCTGTGGTTTACAGATGTCACAGATGCAGGGAAAACATAATAATCAGGGCTGTTCCCGGAAGGTGGATCGGAAGATGCAGAATGGTAAAGATAAAGTATTTCAAAGGAAACAGACTTATCAAAGTTAAAGAGAAGAAGGTTTGTGTAAAAAAGGCTCCTCCATTTAGAAAAGGCTGGGGTCATAGACACTGA
- the smpB gene encoding SsrA-binding protein SmpB, translating into MGIKVVATNKNAYHNYNILETYEAGIVLEGSEVKSIREGSVNLRDSFIRIDNGEAFIYNMYIAPYKPAAKLQHDPYRKRKLLLHKREILKLMGKVQEKGLTLIPLKLYFKNGKAKLEIALAKGKAKYEKREAIKERDIKRELSKKYKGRIKL; encoded by the coding sequence ATGGGAATAAAAGTTGTTGCAACTAACAAAAATGCTTACCACAACTATAACATATTAGAAACATATGAAGCCGGTATTGTCCTTGAAGGATCGGAAGTAAAGTCTATTAGAGAAGGCTCAGTTAACCTGAGGGACTCGTTTATCAGGATAGATAACGGGGAAGCCTTTATTTACAACATGTATATAGCCCCTTACAAACCTGCAGCAAAGCTCCAGCATGATCCCTACAGAAAAAGAAAACTCCTTCTCCACAAAAGGGAAATTCTGAAACTGATGGGAAAGGTTCAGGAAAAGGGTTTGACCTTAATTCCCCTTAAACTATATTTTAAAAATGGAAAGGCAAAACTTGAGATAGCCCTTGCAAAAGGAAAAGCAAAGTATGAAAAGAGAGAGGCTATTAAAGAAAGGGACATAAAGAGAGAACTATCTAAAAAATACAAAGGAAGGATCAAGCTGTGA
- a CDS encoding EAL domain-containing protein, with the protein MKKLYIVIFLAILVTIGLIIFNQFTKQFVEVSSYTLDKIKDIEKGEYKIESNILKSSFYLYYNYDNIYRSIEEIKKDLKVLKEEHLKNPFHSGSYKILEDYEKEFDKKIRAIEEFETLNSLIKNSQIYIPSLALKYFKLTKKPDIEYFITINRVISTIFILKNSHDRAFLNDLQKDIQILKKYRFNDPDLQNFHEVFLSHLNVFAQNFPIYYQKLQFILEKSRDKKLINKLKEKFIQETNEESKIVTAFSAGATGLFLTVLGYLAYLLVKLEMNNRMLKKLQENLEIKMITDELTGLPNRRAFFIKEQNYKEPTFILVNIDNFKHINDLYGSDFGDTLLVQLGSLIKKFFEEENIKAEVFRLGADDFGVLYENLRDKTVQIVEKLIKSIENHLFVIKSIDKEKNIEIELNIDVSVGVSYEKPLLEKADMVLKYVKKRREKYMIYSPDLNLAKIIEDNLRILGVIKYAINNNKIKLFFQPIFDNKTGKIAKYECLVRIEDQNGNIISPMFFLPIAKESKYYGTITKTVIQKAFDRFRNTDAEFSINLSSEDMTDKEIVNYIYSVLEKEPDIARRVTFEILESESIKNYETIYTFVKNIKNLKAKIAIDDFGSGYSNYSHIVNLEPDYIKIDGSLIKQLPYDLYVQIIVSTIVDFSKKLGIRTVAEYVYNEDVYMMVKSMGIDYSQGYFLGKPSEKCCIKKNIN; encoded by the coding sequence GTGAAAAAACTATACATCGTAATATTTCTTGCAATACTGGTAACGATAGGGCTTATAATATTCAACCAGTTCACAAAACAGTTTGTTGAAGTTTCATCGTATACACTGGACAAAATAAAAGATATAGAAAAAGGAGAATACAAAATAGAAAGTAACATACTAAAAAGCAGTTTTTATTTGTATTACAATTACGATAATATCTACAGATCAATCGAAGAGATAAAAAAAGATCTAAAAGTTCTCAAAGAAGAACATCTTAAAAATCCTTTTCACTCAGGCTCATATAAGATACTTGAAGATTACGAAAAGGAATTTGATAAAAAAATAAGAGCCATAGAAGAATTTGAAACTTTAAATTCCCTTATCAAAAACTCCCAGATATACATTCCGTCCCTCGCATTAAAATATTTTAAACTCACAAAAAAACCAGATATAGAATACTTTATTACCATAAATAGAGTTATATCAACCATTTTTATACTGAAAAATAGCCACGACAGAGCATTCTTGAACGACCTACAAAAAGATATACAAATCCTTAAAAAATATAGATTTAACGATCCTGACCTCCAGAACTTCCATGAGGTTTTCCTTTCTCACCTGAATGTTTTTGCACAAAACTTTCCCATTTATTACCAGAAACTCCAGTTTATCCTTGAAAAAAGCAGGGACAAAAAACTTATAAACAAGCTAAAAGAAAAGTTCATTCAGGAAACAAATGAGGAATCAAAAATTGTTACAGCTTTCTCTGCCGGTGCCACAGGTTTGTTTCTGACTGTTCTGGGTTATCTTGCTTATCTACTTGTTAAACTTGAGATGAACAACAGAATGTTAAAAAAACTTCAGGAAAATCTTGAGATAAAAATGATAACAGACGAGCTGACCGGCTTACCTAACAGAAGGGCATTTTTTATTAAAGAGCAGAACTACAAAGAACCTACATTTATACTGGTGAATATAGACAACTTCAAGCATATAAATGATCTTTACGGTTCTGATTTTGGGGATACTCTCCTTGTTCAGCTTGGAAGCCTGATAAAAAAGTTCTTTGAGGAAGAAAACATAAAAGCAGAAGTATTCAGGCTGGGTGCAGACGACTTTGGAGTGCTTTATGAAAACCTCAGGGATAAAACGGTTCAGATAGTTGAAAAACTGATAAAATCCATAGAAAACCACCTGTTTGTTATCAAAAGTATAGATAAAGAAAAAAATATAGAGATAGAGCTTAATATTGATGTTTCGGTAGGCGTCTCTTACGAAAAACCCCTGCTTGAAAAGGCTGATATGGTCTTAAAATACGTCAAAAAAAGAAGAGAAAAATACATGATTTACTCCCCAGACCTGAATCTTGCCAAGATTATTGAGGACAACCTGAGAATACTGGGTGTAATCAAGTATGCGATAAACAACAACAAAATAAAACTTTTTTTCCAGCCGATATTTGACAACAAAACAGGAAAAATAGCAAAATATGAATGCCTTGTAAGAATAGAGGATCAAAACGGAAACATAATATCACCTATGTTTTTCCTTCCGATAGCAAAAGAATCAAAATATTACGGAACAATAACAAAGACTGTCATACAAAAGGCTTTTGACAGGTTCAGAAATACAGATGCTGAATTTTCAATAAACCTATCAAGTGAAGACATGACAGACAAAGAGATAGTAAATTACATCTACTCTGTCTTGGAAAAAGAACCTGACATAGCAAGGAGGGTAACCTTTGAAATACTTGAAAGTGAAAGTATAAAAAATTACGAAACGATATACACATTTGTTAAAAATATAAAAAATCTTAAAGCTAAAATAGCTATAGATGACTTTGGAAGCGGATACTCCAACTACTCCCACATAGTAAACCTTGAGCCTGACTACATAAAAATTGATGGATCATTGATAAAACAGCTTCCTTATGACCTTTATGTTCAGATAATAGTATCAACAATTGTAGATTTTTCTAAAAAATTAGGTATAAGGACTGTTGCTGAGTATGTCTACAACGAGGACGTTTATATGATGGTAAAAAGTATGGGGATAGATTACTCACAGGGCTACTTCCTTGGAAAACCATCAGAAAAATGTTGCATTAAAAAGAATATAAATTAA
- a CDS encoding DEAD/DEAH box helicase, with protein sequence MEIIRQYKNKIAYSKTLPPLQPVYGNFDFKSKKIKDFMNRKGIKLYSHQAEGLKLASEGKNVVLTTPTASGKSLVYILSVLEKMNQTPQTKALVVFPLKALARDQYGKIMDIIFETQIDATVDVYDGDTPKEKRLEIKRDPPNFLITTPDMLNAGILPYHTGWSSFFEDLDFVVLDEIHAYRGVLGSHISNIIRRLKRIVSFYRTKKPVFIMNSATIHNPSEFASKLIGEDVFEISKSGAPLPERQIKIFRGMKKSELSEMVANFVIQDISTIIFVDSRKEAELLSLRIKDALIKRGREDLVDKVSPYRSGYTPEERREIEFKLMTRNILAVVSTSALEMGIDVGDLESCILVGYPGTLAQLWQRFGRAGRRDRKAYNILIPKRDALDQYFVKNPEELFYRQMEEPVINPENRYILKKHIPVMAFELPIRINELSETEKEVARELYREKKLRFANNKLYASKQQPFSIRSAGESFVITDSVTGKVVGDISEDILPYEAYPGAVYIHNGEKYVVEQIDKEERAVYVVKSNVSYLTEPLKESFIDILSVDQAKKEGKIEIFKGKVNVKTTVLGYSMRDMENEEKMGDHIFPEENYISREFETVAFWWTMPPEWEEEIIHRNIKHNLRILNSFIQEKGRLYKGEFVYRDIVFENLLMLRKKMDLDLLNNVIKAFQTVYMKLSDKEKEQFKEITKRIKEGKNGFLGGLHGVEHALIGIYPLFAMNDRWDIGGLSTPFFPQTGKPTIFIYDGYEGGVGYSEIGFKRLKEMMESTYKGISRCRCVSGCPSCIYSPKCGNSNDYLDKTASILLSHKILKELS encoded by the coding sequence ATGGAGATAATAAGACAGTATAAAAACAAAATAGCATACTCTAAGACTCTGCCTCCACTTCAGCCTGTTTACGGAAATTTTGATTTTAAAAGTAAAAAAATAAAGGATTTTATGAACAGGAAAGGCATAAAACTGTATTCACATCAGGCTGAAGGGCTAAAACTTGCGTCTGAAGGGAAAAATGTAGTTCTGACAACGCCGACAGCATCAGGGAAATCTCTTGTTTACATCCTTTCTGTTCTTGAAAAAATGAACCAGACCCCCCAAACAAAAGCTCTTGTTGTTTTTCCCCTTAAAGCCCTTGCAAGGGATCAGTATGGTAAAATTATGGACATAATATTTGAGACACAGATTGATGCAACGGTTGATGTTTATGATGGGGACACGCCAAAAGAAAAAAGATTAGAAATAAAAAGGGATCCCCCAAACTTTCTTATAACAACACCTGACATGCTGAATGCAGGAATACTTCCTTACCATACAGGCTGGTCATCATTTTTTGAGGATCTTGATTTTGTTGTGCTTGATGAGATACATGCCTACAGAGGGGTTCTTGGTTCCCACATCTCAAACATCATAAGAAGACTTAAAAGAATTGTGTCCTTTTACAGAACAAAAAAGCCTGTTTTTATTATGAACTCTGCAACGATACACAACCCTTCTGAATTTGCATCAAAACTGATAGGAGAAGATGTTTTTGAGATATCAAAATCAGGAGCTCCCTTACCTGAAAGACAGATAAAGATATTCAGAGGTATGAAAAAATCAGAGCTGTCTGAGATGGTGGCAAACTTTGTTATTCAGGATATATCAACCATAATATTTGTGGACAGCAGAAAAGAGGCAGAGCTTTTGTCTCTCAGGATAAAAGATGCCCTTATAAAAAGGGGCAGGGAAGATCTTGTAGATAAGGTTAGCCCCTACAGATCAGGATACACACCTGAGGAGAGGAGGGAGATTGAGTTTAAGCTTATGACAAGGAATATTCTTGCGGTTGTTTCAACAAGTGCCCTGGAGATGGGAATAGATGTTGGGGATCTGGAAAGCTGTATCCTTGTTGGATACCCAGGAACACTGGCACAGCTGTGGCAGAGGTTTGGAAGAGCAGGAAGAAGGGATAGAAAAGCTTACAACATACTAATTCCCAAAAGGGACGCCCTTGACCAGTATTTTGTAAAAAATCCTGAAGAGCTTTTTTACAGGCAGATGGAAGAACCTGTGATAAACCCTGAAAACAGGTACATTCTGAAAAAGCATATTCCTGTTATGGCTTTTGAACTTCCTATCAGGATTAATGAGCTTTCAGAAACTGAAAAAGAGGTGGCAAGGGAGCTTTACAGGGAGAAAAAGCTGAGATTTGCAAACAACAAACTTTATGCATCAAAGCAACAGCCTTTCAGCATAAGATCGGCAGGCGAAAGTTTTGTGATAACAGATTCTGTTACAGGGAAGGTTGTTGGGGATATATCGGAGGATATTCTTCCCTATGAGGCTTATCCGGGAGCTGTTTATATTCACAACGGAGAAAAGTATGTCGTTGAGCAGATAGACAAAGAAGAAAGAGCCGTTTATGTTGTGAAAAGTAATGTATCTTACCTGACAGAGCCTCTAAAAGAGTCTTTTATTGATATTTTGAGTGTTGATCAAGCAAAAAAAGAGGGGAAAATAGAAATATTCAAAGGAAAGGTAAATGTTAAAACAACAGTTTTAGGTTATTCAATGAGGGATATGGAAAATGAAGAAAAGATGGGGGATCATATCTTTCCTGAGGAGAACTATATCTCAAGGGAGTTTGAGACCGTTGCATTCTGGTGGACTATGCCCCCTGAGTGGGAAGAAGAGATAATTCACAGAAACATAAAACATAATCTCAGGATCTTAAACAGTTTTATACAGGAAAAGGGAAGGCTTTATAAGGGGGAGTTTGTTTACAGAGATATAGTTTTTGAAAATCTTTTAATGCTTAGAAAGAAAATGGATTTAGATCTTCTTAACAATGTGATAAAAGCATTCCAGACCGTGTATATGAAACTGAGTGATAAAGAAAAAGAGCAGTTTAAAGAGATAACAAAAAGGATAAAAGAGGGCAAAAACGGTTTCTTAGGCGGTTTACACGGTGTTGAGCATGCTCTGATAGGTATATACCCCCTTTTTGCGATGAATGACAGATGGGATATAGGGGGACTTTCAACACCATTTTTCCCCCAGACTGGAAAACCAACCATATTTATATACGACGGATACGAAGGGGGAGTAGGTTATTCTGAGATAGGTTTCAAAAGGCTTAAAGAGATGATGGAAAGCACTTACAAAGGGATATCAAGATGCAGATGTGTATCAGGCTGTCCTTCCTGCATATACTCCCCAAAATGTGGAAACTCAAATGATTATCTTGATAAAACAGCCTCTATACTTCTGTCCCACAAAATACTGAAAGAGCTAAGTTAG
- a CDS encoding cytochrome c peroxidase, translated as MRKIFLIFFVLSVGSAFGGDAKLLKEARKYFSPIPDLFPSDTNPLTPEKIKLGKILFYEKRISIDGTTSCAKCHPIGYYGTDRLPKSKGNFSKENPRNAPTVFNSAGQIAQHWRGDRRDVEDQAKRALLGKGSFGALSYKWVEDRLKEIKGYKKLFKEAFPEDKDPVNVDNFAKAVGAWERTLTTPSRFDRFLKGHLDALSKEEKEGLKEFIKVGCVSCHSGTLVGGNSYQKFGILEPYWKYTKSKKVDYGRYNITKKDEDKYVFKVPPLRNVEKTSPYFHDGSVKDLKKAIWIMGKVQLGKELSDKQVSLIEAFLKSLTGKLSEDIKTLPVMP; from the coding sequence ATGAGAAAAATCTTCCTGATATTTTTTGTTCTGTCTGTCGGTTCTGCCTTTGGAGGAGATGCGAAACTTTTAAAAGAAGCAAGAAAATACTTCTCGCCTATTCCTGATCTTTTTCCATCAGATACAAATCCTCTCACCCCTGAAAAAATAAAACTTGGGAAGATACTGTTTTACGAAAAAAGGATATCAATTGATGGAACAACAAGCTGTGCAAAATGCCACCCAATCGGTTATTACGGCACAGACCGACTTCCAAAATCAAAGGGAAATTTTTCCAAAGAAAACCCAAGAAATGCTCCAACTGTGTTTAACTCTGCTGGACAGATAGCACAGCACTGGAGAGGTGACAGAAGAGATGTTGAAGATCAGGCAAAAAGGGCATTACTTGGAAAAGGCTCTTTTGGAGCTCTTTCTTATAAATGGGTAGAAGACAGGCTAAAAGAGATAAAAGGATACAAAAAGCTTTTTAAAGAGGCTTTTCCTGAAGACAAAGATCCTGTTAACGTGGACAATTTTGCAAAAGCTGTAGGAGCATGGGAAAGAACATTAACAACTCCATCAAGATTTGATAGATTTTTAAAAGGTCATCTTGATGCACTTTCTAAAGAAGAAAAAGAAGGATTAAAAGAGTTTATAAAGGTAGGTTGTGTAAGCTGCCATTCTGGAACTCTTGTAGGAGGAAACTCTTACCAGAAATTTGGTATTTTAGAACCATACTGGAAATACACAAAAAGTAAAAAAGTAGATTATGGAAGATACAATATAACAAAAAAAGATGAAGATAAATATGTTTTTAAGGTGCCACCTTTAAGAAATGTAGAAAAAACATCTCCTTATTTTCATGACGGCTCAGTTAAAGATCTTAAAAAGGCTATATGGATAATGGGAAAAGTTCAGCTTGGAAAAGAACTCAGTGATAAGCAGGTTTCTCTTATAGAAGCATTTTTAAAAAGTTTAACAGGAAAACTTTCTGAAGATATAAAAACCCTACCTGTTATGCCTTAG
- a CDS encoding Lrp/AsnC ligand binding domain-containing protein, with product MEEQLNETPIPFSQLLKEIEIKDKSTAYVLIEANPPDIPYIMEELAKIENVKSADVVTGIYDIIIFLEGEDQNEIGKVVIRDIHGIKGVKKATTCMVVKI from the coding sequence ATGGAAGAACAGCTCAATGAAACTCCTATTCCTTTTTCACAGCTTTTGAAAGAGATAGAAATCAAAGACAAATCAACAGCTTATGTGCTTATTGAGGCAAATCCTCCAGATATTCCTTACATAATGGAAGAGCTTGCCAAGATAGAGAATGTAAAGTCTGCTGATGTTGTCACAGGGATTTATGACATAATAATTTTTCTTGAAGGTGAAGATCAGAACGAGATAGGAAAGGTTGTTATAAGGGATATTCATGGAATAAAAGGTGTGAAAAAGGCAACAACCTGTATGGTTGTTAAAATATAA